The genomic interval catattttttgtttctttttttataggCATCAGTGGGAAACCTCCAAAACTGGGTCAGTACATTTTAACTGGCACAGTATTGTGATTTTTCTTCAAGAAAATACGTGAAGGGGAtaaacattttggtttaaatgcaCATTTGCCAATTTTCTTCTATAGGAGGCTTAGGTGGACTTGGCACTGGACAGAGTGTTGGGAGTTTTGGACCAGGAGCAAGTGGTCTTGGAGGAGTCGGAACAGGAGTTGGACCAGGAGGAGTTGGTCCAGGAGGAGTTGGACCAGGAGGAGTTGGTCCAGGAGGAGTTGGACCAGGAGGAGTTGGTCCAGGTGGTACTGGTCTAGGAGGATTTGGTCCAGGAGGAGTCAGACCAGGAGGAGTTGGCCCAGCTGGAATTGGTCCAGGAGTAGGAACAGGGGGTGTTAGTCCTGGAGGAGTTGGTCCTGGTGGAGTTGGCGTAGGTTATGGTCCTGGTGGAGTGGGAGTAGGTAAGGAACcttaatttacttatttaaatatacagataggtgacaaattaaagggaaaaaatgggGGCTCTACTTTGCTGTGGGGGCATTTTGCTGGTATGTATTGGGCCCACTTAATCTGTTAATGGGAAGGTTCACATTATGGGAAGGTTATCATATGATTAAATTTTTCTATAATCCTGTTGAGAGTGGTCTCATCCAGGATGACAATGCCTCAATCCACAGGgctcatatgctatggccttcaaagtcaccagatctcaatccagttGATTCCCAGTTATTGGAAATTGTATACCTACATGTTAGCTCTCTCCACTACTATCATCCAAACACCACTGAGGGAATATCATTTGGAGTAACCATGTTCCATCCCCTAATACAGTTCCACTTTATGTCGTTTTGTGTTGAAGCtataaacattaaatgtagaagATGTGATTTTAGGTTTATATAAATCATGTAGAAAATTGGCATAATTTGAGATACATTTGCAAACACAATcttaattattaaatacatCAACATATGGCACCTTTCCATAGGAGCTGGTGGAAAACCAATGAAATCATGTatgattataatattataaagaaATTATGGGGTTGCTAAAATGTCATTGGGTATACAGTGATAGGTGCCAATGAGCTCTAATATGAATGTATTgtgtaacaaaaataaaatgtgttttaactTTCTGCCTTATTAAGGTCCCCAGACAAATGTCAAACAAATATTTCGAATAGAACCTACTGCTGAATTTGAATATGTGGGTAAATGTGTCCCTTCTCAAATTTCTTATGAATGGCTTTAGAGAGTGTTCGGGTAGGCACATCAGTATATCAATACTACTCTTGTCTACATCAGGCAACAAGAAGGTAGGAATGGACACCACATGAATCCATAAGCACAGTCAAAACTTTTGTTTCATGGCAGGTTTCACGGGGAGATTACTCATCTTAAATATtgaacaaaaaaattcaaacattaCCCCGTGCCAATGCATAATGTTCTCATATAGTATCTGAAAATCCAGTTATCTGGTATGATTTCCTATCTAAATTATAAGCTTGTCTTTTTAGGAATATACGGCAGTGCTGGAGGTCTCTATCCTGGTGCAGGACAGAAACCACCAAAAACAGGTAAGTGATCAATTTGAGACTTTACACATTTTGTCACATTTGGCGAGTGCAGATGGACGCATGCAGTAAAAGGCTTTATttagaggcaggcagacaaaatGTATGGCAAAAATGTAGTCAGAAACGGGCAAAGAGTCAGACAATCCGCAAACAGGTAAAACAGGGCAAAAGCCGGAAtcacaaaaccaaaaataaaaacatgatcaAAAACCAGAAGATCAAGATAGGAAACAATACTGCTTGGTACGGCACAGGCGGCAATGCACTGAACACAATACTTTGCGATGTAATACAGAAACATGagggtataaatagacaaactaatcaaagggaaaaacagaaacagctgtgagcaatgatgacacataagggataCATCCAATCACAAAACAGGGGTCGATACTCAGTGCGCCTAAGCTGCCCGTAACACGACAGCGCGTATCTGGGTTGACGTGGCTTTGTTTTCTTTGccatgtatgttttgttttggtttctgttctgtctccacccctgttttGTGAAAATACATGACACATTTAAAGGTTTGAGGcatgttacagttacaaaatgTATACTTTTAAGCAGCCATAGCAGTGAACATTTATAACTTATACAATTCATACAATCCACAAAATGGTCTGGTGGAATAGGTCTTGGTGGAGCTGGATTTGGTCCCGGTGGTGTAGGCGTCAGACCTGGTAGTGCAGGTTTCGGCCCTGGTGGAACTGGAGTAGGCCCTGGTGGAGCTGGATTTGGCCCTGGTGGAGCTGGTTTTGGCCCTGGTGGAGCTGGAGTTGGTCCTGGTGGAGCTGGAGTTGGTCCTGGTGGGGCTGGTTTTGGCCCTGGTGGAGCTGGATTTGGCCCTGGTGGAACTGGATTTGGCCCTGGTGGAACTGGAGTTGGCCCTGGTGGAGCTGGTTTTGGCCCTGGTGGAGCTGGAGTTGGCCCTGGTGGAGCTGGAGTTGGTCCAGGTGGAGCTGGATTTGGCCCTGGTGGAGCTGGAGTTGGTCCTGGTGGAGCTGGAGTTGGTCCTGGTGGAGGTAGTTCCCAAAAATCATGGTTCTTGTGATATTTTGTTGTTTGGAAAATAGATACCTATGCATTGTCTCCCTGTTATTTTTGGCCCTTTAGCACCTATTTTGCCACAAACTGGAATACCAAGTACTGGAACAGGCCCTGTGCGCAAAGCTGGCAAGATAGGGAAGGCACCGGTACCAGGTAATGTGGTTCTACCACTTATTATTGGGCATCATATTAAAATTTGCAAatgtaacactgtttttttcttatcttaAATTAGGTATTAGTGTTCCAGGGTTGTACCAAGGTGGTATTGTTCCTGGACAAGGTAAATACCGCTGAAGCGCTTAATGACATCTAGGAAATTTCCTTTTATTAGCATCAGATATTTAGACTAACTTTCTGTACGCAGGTTTCGGTGGCCAAGGAGTTCTGCCAGGTGTAGCAACAGGATCTCAGACTGGTGAGCTTTATACTGATAGGATAATAGGATCAATCTTCTGTTTCTGTATCAATCTCTAATATTTTCCCCTCTTAATTTGTAGCTCAGCTTGGTCAAGGTGGACTTGGGGCCAACGGtgagtaatatatatatatatatatatatatatatatatatatatatatatatatatatatatatatatatatatataaacaagacATGTCAAgacatgtaacatttttttacaGGCGGTCGTGGGGGCTTTGCTGGACAACAGTTACCAGGAGTGTTTCGTGGATACCCTCTCATTTCACCCAAGTCTGGAGGTATTATTGTGCATAGGAGAAGTAGCCAATCTCCTTGAGATATCTGCTGTTTTATAttacataaaacaaaattaattaattagaacGTACTAGCATTCAAACATGTGCCTAGGTACACATTACGTAAGTTAATTAAATTGTTTATGCTGGCAGATTCATGAAATCTCTCATATTCAGATCTTCTATCAATTGCATACTCACTCCAACTTgagaaaattaatttatttgttcatcttcagtaagtggtttatcctggtcaggttcaTAGTGGATGCAAAGCCTATGGCAGGAACACTGCACTGAAAAATCCCCACAAAAAATATCAATTAATGAGCTCTGACACTCTCACACCCTTTACAGATTATCTCCTGATTGAATGATTCTATATTACAGACCACAATTATATGAATACCACATGTGTCTtttgtataattttataaataattttgtttctaaAATGTTTATACTTTATTCCTTCAGGACCGGGCTCAGCTAAGTCTCAAGCTAAAGCTGCTAAATATGGTAAGATCAGCAAGGTGAAAGGCTGAATCACATACTAAGCTACAGTATaaggccaaatgtttgtggacacctgacaatcacaccctTATCTGAccttgaacatcccatttcaaaACCATGGTCATAAGGCCTTGGTCCCCCTTTTGCTCCTATAACAGCCTtcactcttttgggaaggctttcctgtAGATTTTGGACTGTGGCAGTGGATATTTGCCCActtagccacaagagcattactgagggAATGCTCTGATTTTGGGCAAGAAGGCATGGCACACAGTTGGAGTTCCAGCACATCCAAGAGGTGTACAGTTAGATTGAGGTCAAGTCTCTTTGCATCCCACTTGTGTTCTTACACACCAACACTGGCAAATCATGTTGCCAATTTATGGGGCTTGCTTTGTGAATAGGgacattgtcatgttggaacaagaCTGGGGTAGGCTCATTAGTCCCAGTAAAGGAAAATCTTAATGccacagcatacaaaggcattctAGACAAGTGTGTGATTCCAATGTTGTAGTTGGGGAAGACACACATTTAggtatgatgatcaggtgtgtaCATACTTtgggccatatagtgtattaacCTGATTATAATGAATATGTACTAGAATACtcatattaatgttaatgtctCCACCAGCAGCTAGACTTGGTATAGGAACTGGAGTGGGTGGTGTACCTGGTGCTGTTCCTGGAGCAGGTGGTGTTCCTGGTGCTGTTCCTGGAGCAGGAGGTGTACCTGGTGCTGGTGCTGTTCCTGGAGCAGGTGGTGTGCCTGGAGCAGGTGGTGTACCTGGTCTTGTGCCTGGAGCAGGTGGTGTACCTGGTGTGCCTGGAGCAGGTGGTGTACCTGGGTTTGGCGCTGTTCCTGGAGTAGGTGGTGTACCTGGAGCTGTGCCTGGAGCAGGTGGTGTACCTGGTTTTGGTGCAGGTCCTGGAGGCTTGTATCCCAGTGGTGCTGGTGCCTATCCGGGAGGTAAGCTAAGAGTGCTTGTGGTTTGATATCATGATATCAGACATTGTCTTGAAGTATTATTGTCTGTGCTATTGAATGTCTTGTTTTTACCCTCACCAGGAGCAGGAGCCAAAGCACAGAAGTATggtaagggaaaaaaataaaatatatgtagTAATATGGTGCATAAAATGGTGGATAATTTTCCAAGAAAGTCCAAACCCAAGCAGAAAGCTACAGGGTGAGGGTGAAACTAATTTAATGTCAATTCCTAATGGGATATTGTTTACTAAAAGAtgaagagtgtttttttttttttaaagatgttctTTCACTATTCATTTCATAGGACCCAACTCTATTGGGTTATTTTACAATAgggttattatatttttatgccTCAGGCATTGGTGTGGGTGGGCTACCTGGACTTGGAACTGGTGGGCTTGGAGCTGGTGGACGTCCAGGCTTTGGTCAGGGGGCTGGTGGACTTCCTGGGTCCGGACTTGGAGCTGGTGGACTTCCTGCATCTGGACTTGGAACTGGTGGACTTCCAGGCTTTGGTCAGGGAGCTGGTGGACTTCCTGGATCTGGACTTGGAGCCGGTGGACTTCCTGGATCTGGACTTGGAACTGGTGGACTTCCAGGCTTTGGTCAGGGAGCTGGTGGACTTCCTGGATCTGGACTTGGAGCCGGTGGACTTCCTGGATCTGGACTTGGAACTGGTGGACTTCCTGGCTCTGGTCTTGGAGTTGGTCCTGGAGGTAACTTAAATGTTGTTGCATCATATAAACTAAACTGGGTTATTTTTGTTTCTGAGTAATgagacatgttttcttttataaattTCAGGATACGCTGGAGCCAAAGCAAGAAAATATGGTAAGAGTTATATTAATTATGCACATGGATTCATGtatgtatcatttattatttataggatTAAAACATAATGCTTATTTAACCAGTGatacttaattacatttttatttttgcccgTAATTTCACTTGAACCACAAGAAACTTTACAAGGTTGTCCAATTAAAAATTCATGTATTCTTTCTACTATTATTTTGTTCTGTAGCTCAGCTTGGAGGTCCTGGTGGGGCTTTAGGTGCTGGAGGATTGCCAGGAGGATTACCAGGGGGACTTGGGACTGGTGTGCTCCCTGGCTCTGGACTTGGAACTGGTGGACTTCCAGGCTCTGGGCTTGGAACTGGTGTGCTCCCCGGCTCTGGACTTGGAGCTGGTGGACTTCCTGGATCTGGACTTGGAGCTGGTGGACTTCCTGGATCTGGACTTGGAACTGGAGGACTTCCTGGCTCTGGTCTTGGAGTTGGTCCTGGAGGTAACTTGCTAAATGAAATGTGAATATTGTTGCATTACATATACTAAAATAGATTATTTTTCTATGTGAGTAatgagatattttattttacaaattttcAGGATATGCTGCAGCCAAAGCACGGAAATATGGTAAAAGTCACATTAATAATGCATGTGTAAACATGTATGTTCTTTAGTGATAAGAGGTAATATCCAAAAGTCTGTAATATGGTCATGTTCATACCTTTTAAAGTGTAAtacttatttaacaaataatcattatcacttttatttaaGCCGTTAAGTTCACACGAGCCTAATAACTCTACAATGTTGTCCAATGTAAGTTTCATGCATtgtttttactattattttattctgtagCTCAGCTTGGAGGTTCTGGTGGGACTTTAGGTGCTGGAGGATTGCCAGGAGGACTTGGAGCTGGTGGCCTTCCAGGCTCTGGACTTGGATCTGGTGGGCTCCCTGGCTCTGGACTTGGAACTGGTGGGCTCCCTGGCTCTGGACTTGGAACTGGTGGACTTCCTGGCTCTGGACTTGGAGCTGGTGGCCTTCCAGGCTCTGGGCTTGGAACTGGAGGGCTCCCTGGCTCTGGACTTGGAACTGGTGGACTTCCTGGCTCTGGACTTGGAGCTGGTGGACTTCCTGGCTCTGGACTTGGAACTGGTCCTGGAGGTAACTTGCTAAATGAAATGTGAATATTGTTGCATTATATAtactaaaatatattatttttgtttcagagCAGTAATAAGTTTTTCTTTGACAAATTTCAGGTTATGCTGGAGACAAAGCACGAAAATATGGTAAAAGTTACATTAATAATGTACATGAAAACATGTACATTCTGTAATGATTAAAGATAATGTCCAGTAGTCAGTATTCATATTCATACCTTTTAAAGCATAGTGATCATTTAACCAATAATCCCTAGCACATTTATTGAAGTCCTTAAATTCACTTGAGCTACAAGGAAATTTACTAGGTTgttcattaaaatgttcatgtaTTGCTTCTTCAATAAATTTTTCTGTAGCTCAGCTTGGAGGTCCTGGTGGGGCTTTAGGTGCTGGAGGATTACCAGGAGGACTTGGGACCGGTGTGCTTCCTGGCTCTGGACTGGGAGCTGGTGGACTTCCTGGCTCTGGACTGGGTGCTGGTGGACTTCCAGGCTCTGGTCTTGGAGCTGGTGGATTTCCTGGCTCTGGTCTTAGAGCTGGTGGACTTCCTGGATCTGGACTTGGAACTGGTGGACTTCCTGGCTCTGGTCTTGGAGTTGGTCCTGGAGGTAACTTGTTAAATGTTGCTGCATCATACAAACTAAAATGGGTTATTTTTGTTTCTGAGTAatgaaacatgtttgttttataaattTCAGGATATGCTGGAGCCAAAGCACGAAAATATGGTAAGAGTTATATTAATTATGCACATGGATTCATGTATgtatagtttattatttataggatTAAAACATAATGATTATTTATCCAGTGatacataataaaatgtttattttagccCATAATTTCACACCACAAGAAACTTTACAAGGTTGTCCAATAAAATATTCATGTATTGTTTTACTATTATTTTGTTCTGTAGCTCAGCTTGGAGGTCCTGGTGGGGCTTTAGGTGCTGGAGGATTACCAGGGGGACTTGGGACTGGTGGTCTAGCTGGCACTGGACTAGGAGCCGGGGGAATTGGAGGAACTGGTGGTGTACCTGGTGGAGGGCTTGGACCTGCTACTGGAACTGGGGGTATTAATTTGTCATATTTTAGTAACTATTCAATTTACTACTTTAATTTGtgctttttatattatttcaaCTGTTATGTTGTACATATTAGCACATATGCCAAAGTTTTGTAAGTGCCATAACAGAAAAAGTCAGTAGATTGAATATATATTCCTTCACAGGGGGTTGGAGTAGATGTAGATGAGGTATAACTTTCTGGAGACTATAGATTAGGAGTGGCATCAAACAACtttattttctgattaaaaTTCCACAGGATATGGATCTGAAGCAAAAGCTTGTAAATATGATAAGACATTTAATTTAGTAAAGgcgatataatttttttcttggtAGCCTCAAAATTTACTTTACACTATTTTAGGTATAGGAGGTGCTGGTGGTACCCTAGGAGGACCTAGTTCAGGAGTTGTACCAGGAAGGACAGTAGGTGGACTTGGCGGAGTTGGAAGTCAGCCTGGAAGTGGACTTAGACCAGGAGGGACAATTGGTGGTGGACCAGGTAGTGTGCCAGGTAGTGGCATTGGACCTGGAGTTGTACCTGGTGGTGGGCTTGGTCCTGGAGGTGTGGCAGGTGGTGGCTTTGGACCTGGAAGTGTGCCAGGTGGTGGCTTTGGACCTGGAGGAGTACCTGGTGGTGGTCTTGGACCTGGAGGTAAATGAGCCtatgttgaaatatttcagaatgcTGGACATTCATtctaacaatcacaaaaatatattgttgCATAGCTGTTTTACTGCATATGCACAATATATTGTTAAAGCATATTTCTATATGCATACAttcagtaaatgtaaatgtacatgcaTCTGGATAGCATGCATAACATATAATAATAGCACCCAAAAGAAGTCAAAATTAAGTAATTGTTCCTCAGTTTAGGATcatgaaaaacattaaaatgtccaCAAACAATTTTACTTTGAAATACCAATCTTTGTGTTCTATGTGCTGTATTTTTGTATCACAATTTCTTCAGGGTATGCTGGAGCCAAAGCTCGCAAATATGGTAAGGCACATTCAATTACATACAAATCTAGTTTGAATGCTCTAATTGAATCCTTATGCTGAAAATGTCATGCAGATTTTATcttttgctgcaaaaaaaaggATTCCCAAGTGGAACAGGTGGGACTGCTGGAACAGGATTGCCTGGAGGATTAGGAGGGGTACTTGGTGGTGGATTAGGACCAGGAGTACCAGCTGGTGGTCTTGGTGCTGGAGTGGCACCAGGAGGTGGAGTAGGAACTGGAGGTGTACCAGCTGGAGGCTATGGACCCGGTGGAGTACCTGCAGGATATGGCCCTGGTGGAGTTCCTGCGGGATATGGCCCTGGTGGAGTTCCTGCAGGATATGGCCCTGGTGGAGTTCCTGCGGGATATGGCCCTGGTGGAGTTCCTGCAGGATATGGCCCTGGTGGAGTTCCTGCGGGATATGGCCCTGGTGGAGTTCCTGCAGGATATGGTCCAGGTACTGGAGGTAAAGCATCAAATGTTATACAcataaaacattctcattttATTAGATTGACAATTTCATATATTGTTTGTGTCCTAATTGTAGCATATCCAAGTGGATCAAAGGCACTTAAATATGGTAGGcaaacttattttatttttgtgaaattattATAAGCACATAATACCAGTTTGCATTATGAATGTTTTGTAAATCCAATGTGCAGGTCAGGCTGGACGCGTTGCTCCATCTGGTGTAGGTGGACCATTTGGAATAGGCACAGGTCCTGCTCAAGGATATGGAACTGGAGCAGGACCTGTAGGTGGATACGGCCAGGGTACTGGATTGATTCCTGGGGCAGGATATGGCCTTGGAGTAGGCAGTGTACCTGGAGGAACAGGAGTCGGAGGAAGGCCTACAGGTGTTGGAGGTAATTGCAAGTTTGAAAAGGCTTCAAAAGAACAGTTGAATTGGTTTAGATGTACGTACTGTGCTTACCTTAATTGTTTCTCCaaacattttttattgaaggtaacatgttttgtttcttataGGATATGGACCAGGTTCGAAAGCTGCTAAATATGGTATGCTTCTGAACATACATATGTTTTCTGAACTGATTAATTGGTGGCAAGACTGACCATGTCTATATTTGAGCAACTTAAGAAAATTTAGCATTCATATACATCGATGTTGTTAGTCTGAGGCATAGGTCAATTATATCCAGAACAGAATAGAGATTTGCATGAAAGTATCATTTTTGAGGCATAGTTTGATGAAGAGTATATTTCAGATTCTATACTCCCTAAAGTACCACGCATTCACAAGTTCACAAATGTTGGCAGTCAAAAAAGATCCAAAGTGGTCCAAAAAACTTACACTGTTTTATTACTCCTTGGGTATACCTGGGGCAACAGGGCAATTAGGAGCAGGAGGAGTACTTGGCACTGGAACAGGAGGAGGACTTGGCACTGGACAGGCTGGTGAGCAAAACAGCTTTGAGTTTCAACATTTTGTTCACACTAAAACATGTTTATGTTGAAAACAATCAGAGAAGGGTATagaaattataatgattattttgatttgttttggattttttttatcacaacataattcccatagttctatttgtgttattccagcgttttaatgactttattattattctaaaatgtgtgtgtgggggaataaaaataaagaatgaatgcatctaaacttttgactggtagtgtacatgtaaatgtaaatgtaaggttTCTAAGTAACCAAGTCTTCTTAATAATGTAGTGACCGCTTTCACACTTTGCCCAATCTGCatactacaatttttttttttttttttttaaaaaggactaaacaaaaatgttttgttaatttaGGTTAATATAGCAGTGCAAATATAGCATGTTAGCACTGTTATAAAGGTAACTGTGTAATCTAGATGGAGTTTTTCTTTTGACTCATTGAGCAGTGCCTGGGGGCATTGGAGGTGGTCTTGGCTCTGGATCTGCTCTTGGTGGAGTTCCTGGCAGTGGATTAGGAACTGGTCTTGGAAGCTATGGAGGCAAGTTTCTGTAAACAAACCAATGTTGATAGTGTTCCTGCTTTTATAATGTTTAATCTGATATAAGTATCCTTTTTTCTCTGTTACAATATGCAGGATACGGACCAGGTGGAAAGCCACCAAAATATGGTAGGAACTCCTTTTACAGAACCTCTAAGGTTGTTTAATGGAATGATTAACGGGATACAATCTTATTGCATTAACTGATCTCTGCTCACTCTGAACTATTAACTATCACTCGCCTCCTTAATAGGTCAGCCTGGTGCTGGAACTGGGACTGTGTTAGGTGGAGCAGGGTTAGTGCCTGGTGTTGTTGGATCTGGAACCACAACCACAGGAATAGGGACTGGAACTGCAACTGGTGCAGGTGATGGTTGC from Ictalurus furcatus strain D&B chromosome 18, Billie_1.0, whole genome shotgun sequence carries:
- the LOC128622738 gene encoding uncharacterized protein LOC128622738, which gives rise to MLSNLGGSGGTLGAGGLPGGLGAGGLPGSGLGSGGLPGSGLGTGGLPGSGLGTGGLPGSGLGAGGLPGSGLGTGGLPGSGLGTGGLPGSGLGAGGLPGSGLGTGPGGYAGDKARKYAQLGGPGGALGAGGLPGGLGTGVLPGSGLGAGGLPGSGLGAGGLPGSGLGAGGFPGSGLRAGGLPGSGLGTGGLPGSGLGVGPGGYAGAKARKYAQLGGPGGALGAGGLPGGLGTGGLAGTGLGAGGIGGTGGVPGGGLGPATGTGGIGGAGGTLGGPSSGVVPGRTVGGLGGVGSQPGSGLRPGGTIGGGPGSVPGSGIGPGVVPGGGLGPGGVAGGGFGPGSVPGGGFGPGGVPGGGLGPGGYAGAKARKYGFPSGTGGTAGTGLPGGLGGVLGGGLGPGVPAGGLGAGVAPGGGVGTGGVPAGGYGPGGVPAGYGPGGVPAGYGPGGVPAGYGPGGVPAGYGPGGVPAGYGPGGVPAGYGPGGVPAGYGPGTGAYPSGSKALKYGQAGRVAPSGVGGPFGIGTGPAQGYGTGAGPVGGYGQGTGLIPGAGYGLGVGSVPGGTGVGGRPTGVGGYGPGSKAAKYGQLGAGGVLGTGTGGGLGTGQAVPGGIGGGLGSGSALGGVPGSGLGTGLGSYGGKFL